Proteins encoded in a region of the Candidatus Rubidus massiliensis genome:
- the slyB_2 gene encoding Outer membrane lipoprotein SlyB precursor: MKIKYLLSIFSSIFLFTSCASNISNDSYTMRQVGETSATHSGTIKSVRMVQVQAGGDNSVGALGGGTAGGVLGGTIGGGVFSTVVGSFAGAVTGAAIQKSCKNQMAYEYIVELENGGLMTIIQGQECPFEIEQPVYLIISQNGRSRIVPR; this comes from the coding sequence ATGAAAATAAAATATTTATTAAGTATTTTTTCTAGTATTTTTCTTTTTACATCTTGTGCAAGTAACATATCTAACGACTCTTACACTATGAGACAAGTTGGCGAAACTTCTGCTACTCATTCCGGTACAATAAAAAGCGTCAGAATGGTTCAGGTGCAAGCTGGTGGTGATAACAGCGTTGGAGCTCTGGGCGGTGGAACTGCTGGAGGTGTGTTGGGAGGCACTATCGGTGGAGGCGTATTTTCAACTGTTGTCGGATCATTTGCAGGTGCTGTAACAGGAGCGGCTATACAAAAAAGCTGTAAAAATCAAATGGCTTATGAATACATTGTTGAATTAGAAAATGGAGGTTTAATGACAATTATCCAAGGTCAGGAATGTCCTTTTGAAATTGAACAACCAGTATATTTAATAATAAGCCAAAACGGAAGATCTAGAATCGTACCTAGATAA